In one Ornithinimicrobium pratense genomic region, the following are encoded:
- a CDS encoding arsenate reductase ArsC, translating to MSDKPTVLFVCVHNAGRSQMAAGYLRHLADGQVEVRSAGSAPADQINPTAVQAMAEEGIDIAAEQPKLLTDHGVQASDVVITMGCGDTCPVYPGKRYEDWELDDPAGQGLESVRPIRDEIRSRVTALIESLGLPARP from the coding sequence GTGTCTGACAAGCCCACCGTCCTGTTTGTCTGCGTCCACAACGCCGGCCGGTCCCAGATGGCGGCCGGCTACCTGCGGCACCTGGCCGACGGGCAGGTCGAGGTCCGCTCCGCCGGGTCCGCGCCCGCCGACCAGATCAACCCGACGGCGGTGCAGGCGATGGCCGAGGAGGGTATCGACATCGCGGCAGAGCAGCCCAAGCTGCTCACCGACCATGGGGTCCAGGCCTCCGACGTGGTGATCACGATGGGCTGTGGCGACACCTGCCCGGTCTATCCGGGAAAGCGCTACGAGGACTGGGAGCTGGACGACCCGGCGGGGCAAGGGCTGGAGTCTGTGCGCCCGATCCGCGACGAGATCAGATCACGCGTCACCGCGCTGATCGAGTCGTTGGGCCTGCCGGCCCGCCCCTGA
- a CDS encoding ArsR/SmtB family transcription factor, which yields MSTSAAPWTDVPSTIGDVCCPGTDCELLAKDRAEDLALVFKALADPTRVRLLQYLAEAESGTACACHLPAALEISQPTLSFHMRKLHDAGLVDRDKRGRWVHYTVRPESLQRVRGFLDLQVDTATSRCC from the coding sequence ATGAGCACCTCCGCAGCACCGTGGACCGACGTGCCGTCGACCATCGGCGACGTCTGCTGCCCCGGCACTGACTGCGAGCTGCTGGCCAAGGACCGGGCCGAGGACCTCGCGCTGGTGTTCAAGGCGCTGGCCGACCCGACCCGGGTGCGGTTGCTGCAGTATCTGGCCGAGGCGGAGTCCGGCACCGCCTGCGCGTGCCATCTGCCGGCCGCGCTGGAGATCAGCCAGCCGACGCTGTCCTTCCACATGCGCAAACTGCACGACGCCGGCTTGGTCGATCGGGACAAGCGCGGCCGGTGGGTGCACTACACGGTGCGGCCCGAGTCGCTGCAGCGGGTGCGTGGCTTCCTCGACCTGCAGGTCGACACCGCGACGAGTCGCTGCTGCTGA